In a single window of the Gossypium hirsutum isolate 1008001.06 chromosome A13, Gossypium_hirsutum_v2.1, whole genome shotgun sequence genome:
- the LOC107894485 gene encoding uncharacterized protein codes for MSTRGIYGWGTRGRGSMSNLDTSEMLVSPALEARAGSRRSVIERLRSNGDELFRTVVGVAPNVAKYWMEAKNRIMDDLDFTPEQKLKGTVSLLREEAYQWWLMIKEGTQLDRLTWDYFKTVFQSKYIGASYIDARRLEFLNLTQGDRSVVEYEAEFLRLSRYGRGLW; via the exons ATGAGCACACGAGGTATCTACGGATGGGGTACTAGAGGTCGTGGCAGCATGTCGAATCTTGATACGAGCGAGATGCTGGTTTCACCTGCTTTAGAGGCTAG AGCTGGGAGCCGGAGGTCAGTTATAGaacgactccggtccaatggGGATGAGTTATTCAGAACTGTCGTTGGAGTCGCCCCTAACGTGGCTAAGTACTGGATGGAGGCCAAGAATAGAATAATGGATGATCTGGACTTTACCCCTGAGCAGAAATTGAAAGGGACTGTTTCTCTGCTTCGCGAggaagcatatcagtggtggctgatgattaaggagggcactcagctcGACCGATTGACTTGGGACTATTTTAAAACTGTGTTTCAGAGTAAGTATATAGGAGCTAGCTACATTGATGCCAGGAGGCTTGAGTTCCTTAATCTCACCCAAGGAGACCGTTCAGTGGtcgagtatgaggccgaattcTTGAGATTGAGCCGTTATGGGCGAGGCCTGTGGTGA